ATAGGCAGTATCAGATGCCGCCGATAGGAAGTTGCCCCCCAAGGCAATGAAGACCTTGGCACGCCCCTCGTGCATGGCTTGGATGGCATGCACCGTATCCAACCCTTCCTGATCAGGTGGGGTAAAGCCAAATACTCGTTCCAAGGAGGCATTGAGTTTGGGCGATACATGGTGCATGATGCCCACGGTGCGGTCTCCCTGTACGTTGCTATGTCCGCGGACGGGACAGGTGCCGCCTCCTTTGATGCCGAGGCTGCCTTTGAGCAGGAGTAGATTGACGCATTCTTTGATATTTTCTACCCCGTTTTTGTGTTGGGTAAGTCCCATCGCCCAGCAGATGATGATTCGTTTACGCTGAGCGAGCAGCTCCACGGTTTCGTTGATTTTCTCCTCAGAGATGCCGCATTGCGCCAAAAGCTGTGCTTCGTCTTGTCGCTTCAAATCTGCCAATAGCGCTTCTACTCCGTTTGTTTTTTGGTTGATGAATTCCCAATCAAAAACACCACTTTCACGCTCTTCTCGCTCGGCGAGTCGCTTCATGATGAGCTTGAGCAATGCCACATCCTGGTTGATTTTGACTTGTAGGTGAATGTCGGTGAGCTCAGTACCGCCCATGATGCCTTTGATCTCCTGCGGATTTTTGAAACGGATCAATCCTGCTTCTTCGAGCGGATTGATCGCAATGACTTTGCCGCCATGGCTTTTGCACTTCTCCAGCGCGGAGAGCATGCGCGGGTGATTGGTGCCCGGGTTTTGACCGATGACCATGACCACTTCTGCATCCCCAAAATCCTCCAATGTGACAGATCCTTTGCCAATCCCCAGTGTTTCGCCTAGAGCGACTCCACTCGACTCATGGCACATGTTGGAGCAGTCAGGCATGTTGTTGGTGCCAAAGGCGCGGATGAAGAGTCCATAGAGAAAGGCCGCTTCGTTGCTCGACCGACCCGAGGTATAAAAGATCGCTTCGTTAGGATCATCCAACGCCTGTAATTGCTTGCCAATCAGGGTGAATGCCTCTTCCCAAGAGATTTTTTCATAATGTTCGCTGCCTTCTCGCAGCACCATTGGGTGTGTGAGTCGGCCGCTTTTGCCAATCTTGTAGTCCGTCCAATGTGACATCTCGGTTACCGTATGCTCTGCGAAAAAGTCAGGCGTCACCCGATGGGTGGTGGCCTCTTCGGCAATGGCCTTGACGCCATTTTCACAATACTCCCCTAGCGAAGAGCGCTTCTTGGGATCAGGCCAGGCGCAGCCCGGGCAGTCAATGCCTTCCTCCTGATTGAGCTTGGATAGGGTGGTAAAGGAGCGAGTGAGTCCCATTTCCTTCATGGCGTGATCGAGGGCCACTTTCACGGCGGGGATGCCTGCGGCGTATTGCTGTGGAGCTGTCAGCCGGAGGTCACTGAGGTTTTTGGGTCCGATGATGGAGATGCTTTGTTTTTTGGTCATGATATTCTGTTTCCGCTTGTCAAGTTCTTTTTGCCTCACCGGCAGAGCCTTACTTTCTTCATTAAGGAAGAAAGTAAGCAAAGAAATCAAGGCTGTGAAGAAAATTATTAAAACTTACTCCCTTGTCGGGGAAATTATAAACTCGAAGCTCGTACTTCACTTCTCAAACAGTATAATTTTCTTTTCTTCCAAGGAATCCAGTTTCTTGACGCCTTTTCTTCAAGGCCAAACAATTTGTTAATCTTATCCTAAATCTGTCGATCAAAAAACAGCAATGTATCCACCAAATGCTCCTGCCAATATTCCCACTGGTGACCACCTTCAAATTCTTCATAGGTATGGGCAATGCCTGCCTTGTCCAGGTCGGCATGCAACTGGCGATTGTACTCGATCAGCAAGTCGCTGCTGCCACAGTCAAAGCGAAGTGGGGGCAGGTCATTTCGATTTTCCGCCATAGCGGTAAAGGCATCCTCATCGAGGCGTGAAGGCTGTCGATAGTGTTCAAGGGCTTCTTCCACAAACAGTTTCATCTGTCCGACCTCTGTGATGGAGCTGTGTGCCGAGATACCCGCGTATTGCTTCGCATGCTTGGCACCTACTCGCAAAGCGCCAAATCCACCCATCGACAACCCCGAGATGAACAGCGGTGATTGGTCAGAAGTCTGGGGGATCAGTTCTCGCACTGCAGCTGGCACATCCTCCGCGATCCATTTTTCAAAATCACAGCCATCGTGCGCCATATAGGCCGAGCCGTCGCCCCACAGTCCATCGGAGGGCATGGCCAGTACCATTGGGCGGATTTGGTTCTCGCGGATCAGTCGCTCGGCTGTCTGTGCTGCACCGCCCTTCATCGCCCAGATCCAAGCACTGCCGTACACGCCGTGCATCAACGTGACAATGGGTAGGTCATGGAGGTCTTCGCCCTCAGGGACAAAAACGCAGATATCGCCGCGCCCCTTTAGGTTCGGTGTCTTCACAGTGATGAAGCGTAGGCCTCCAATCTCAAACTGCGGATCGGATAGTTCGGTTGTTTTGAATTTACTCATCAGTCAAATACAATTACGCCTTTAGCATTGCGACCACCCAGCATGTCGTCGAAGGCCTGCTGCAGGTCATCGAGCGGATAGGTGCGGGTGATCATCTGATCGAGCATCAAGTCGCCCTTGTCATACAGACTCACCAATTTAGGAAAATCTATCTGCGGACGGCATTTTCCGTAAAGGGGATTGATGTAAATTTTGTCCCATTCGAAGAGCCGCATATCGATAGTTATTTCTTCTTCGATTCCACTGACCTGCACGGCAGTACCGGCATTGCGAATCATCGCCAGCGGTGCTGCGCCCAGCGCGGGTATAGCTGTACACTCAAAGGCATAGTCCGCCCCGCGTCCCTTGGTCATGGCTTTGACTTGTTCGGCGGCTTTCATCAGCCCTTTGTCTTCCTTATCAGCCAGTATCGTATGGGTTGCCCCAAAGGCCTTGGCCATTTCCAGTCGCTCAGGTTTGATATCGATCGCGATGATCATGGCTGCACCCGAGATGCGAGCCCCTTGGATGAC
The DNA window shown above is from Reichenbachiella sp. 5M10 and carries:
- a CDS encoding FdhF/YdeP family oxidoreductase; protein product: MTKKQSISIIGPKNLSDLRLTAPQQYAAGIPAVKVALDHAMKEMGLTRSFTTLSKLNQEEGIDCPGCAWPDPKKRSSLGEYCENGVKAIAEEATTHRVTPDFFAEHTVTEMSHWTDYKIGKSGRLTHPMVLREGSEHYEKISWEEAFTLIGKQLQALDDPNEAIFYTSGRSSNEAAFLYGLFIRAFGTNNMPDCSNMCHESSGVALGETLGIGKGSVTLEDFGDAEVVMVIGQNPGTNHPRMLSALEKCKSHGGKVIAINPLEEAGLIRFKNPQEIKGIMGGTELTDIHLQVKINQDVALLKLIMKRLAEREERESGVFDWEFINQKTNGVEALLADLKRQDEAQLLAQCGISEEKINETVELLAQRKRIIICWAMGLTQHKNGVENIKECVNLLLLKGSLGIKGGGTCPVRGHSNVQGDRTVGIMHHVSPKLNASLERVFGFTPPDQEGLDTVHAIQAMHEGRAKVFIALGGNFLSAASDTAYTGEALQRCDLTVSISTKLNRTHLITGKTALILPTLGRTEKDHKAGKDRFVTVENSMGRVHQSHGRLAPASDQLMSEPEIVARMAQAYFGVDAKIPWQQLGTDYDLVRQKISEVFDGFDNYTKRSQQAGFDLPNHTRVWDESKLPGGKAQFTVCGLPQHDLAADEFLLMTIRSHDQFNTTIYGMDDRYRGIYNERRVVLINAKDAEMMGLEKFDRVDLVSRYAGIERKAENFLIIPYNIPKGNLAAYFPETNVLIPHDQYADKSHTPISKSVRVRIDVKR
- a CDS encoding alpha/beta hydrolase family protein, encoding MSKFKTTELSDPQFEIGGLRFITVKTPNLKGRGDICVFVPEGEDLHDLPIVTLMHGVYGSAWIWAMKGGAAQTAERLIRENQIRPMVLAMPSDGLWGDGSAYMAHDGCDFEKWIAEDVPAAVRELIPQTSDQSPLFISGLSMGGFGALRVGAKHAKQYAGISAHSSITEVGQMKLFVEEALEHYRQPSRLDEDAFTAMAENRNDLPPLRFDCGSSDLLIEYNRQLHADLDKAGIAHTYEEFEGGHQWEYWQEHLVDTLLFFDRQI